Proteins encoded by one window of Phytohabitans houttuyneae:
- a CDS encoding type II secretion system F family protein has protein sequence MAPPPPQPAERAVGMSGPADIQLIALLSGALCVGGLVLAVASIVGTRSPVKPPSRTSRRLGRLWNGTGLSAAERRRHRVVVVSAIVAGALAWMVTGLPMVGLLVGVAVPGAPWLFGVGRAEKRAIARIEAVGEWTRRLRDVSSTGQGLQQAIIATVSTAPEEIGDEVSLLAARLQAGWHARDALLAFAGHLGDPMCDQVVAALILHLSDRGERLGDVLSSIAAAAAAEVATRREVEAKRTQPRFAVRFLTGMTLLTLAYGLLNPQYMEPYGTPTGQVVLVVLGGTFVALLAWTRAMSLPPAPVRFLTVPDERREA, from the coding sequence TTGGCGCCGCCCCCGCCACAGCCAGCTGAAAGGGCGGTCGGCATGAGTGGCCCGGCGGACATCCAGCTGATCGCGCTGCTCTCCGGGGCGTTGTGCGTCGGCGGGCTGGTGCTCGCGGTGGCGTCCATTGTGGGCACACGGTCGCCCGTCAAGCCTCCGTCCCGCACCAGCCGCCGCCTCGGACGCCTGTGGAACGGCACCGGTCTCAGCGCCGCCGAGCGGCGCCGCCACCGGGTCGTGGTGGTGTCCGCGATCGTGGCCGGCGCGCTCGCCTGGATGGTGACCGGCCTGCCCATGGTGGGTCTGCTGGTCGGCGTCGCCGTGCCGGGCGCGCCCTGGCTCTTCGGCGTCGGGCGGGCGGAAAAGCGGGCGATCGCACGCATCGAGGCCGTCGGCGAGTGGACGCGCCGACTGCGCGACGTCTCCAGCACCGGCCAGGGGCTCCAGCAGGCGATCATCGCGACCGTCTCCACCGCACCGGAGGAGATCGGCGACGAGGTGTCACTGCTGGCCGCGCGCCTGCAGGCGGGCTGGCACGCGCGCGACGCGCTGCTCGCGTTCGCCGGCCACCTCGGCGACCCGATGTGCGACCAGGTGGTCGCGGCACTGATCCTGCACCTCAGCGACCGCGGCGAGCGGCTCGGCGACGTGCTGTCGTCGATCGCGGCGGCCGCGGCGGCGGAGGTCGCCACCCGTCGTGAGGTCGAGGCCAAGCGCACGCAGCCCCGCTTCGCGGTCCGCTTCCTCACCGGCATGACGCTGCTCACCTTGGCGTACGGGCTGCTCAATCCCCAGTACATGGAGCCGTACGGGACACCGACCGGCCAGGTCGTGCTGGTGGTGCTCGGCGGCACCTTCGTCGCGCTGCTGGCCTGGACGCGGGCGATGAGCCTGCCGCCCGCGCCGGTGCGCTTCCTCACGGTTCCCGACGAGCGGCGGGAGGCGTGA
- a CDS encoding TadE family protein, translating into MRRRTVVHVHRAVDAVRRRLAAAGARRDRGATPVELAIAFPAILILTFASIQVGAWFLARAVALNAAQVAVSSTRTLNGASPEAGEEQAGDFIADTGGWLVGWDVAVTRDDQQVTATVTGTVVSVIPGIDWTVSQTARGPVERFVEETP; encoded by the coding sequence ATGCGTCGCCGCACGGTCGTCCACGTGCACCGGGCTGTCGACGCGGTCCGGCGGCGGCTGGCGGCCGCGGGCGCCCGGCGCGACCGCGGGGCGACACCGGTCGAGCTGGCGATCGCGTTTCCGGCGATCCTGATCCTCACGTTCGCCTCGATCCAGGTGGGCGCCTGGTTCCTGGCCCGCGCGGTGGCGCTCAACGCGGCCCAGGTGGCGGTCAGCTCCACCCGCACGCTCAACGGCGCGTCGCCGGAGGCGGGCGAGGAGCAGGCGGGCGACTTCATCGCCGACACGGGCGGTTGGCTGGTCGGCTGGGACGTCGCCGTGACCCGCGACGACCAGCAGGTGACGGCCACGGTGACCGGCACGGTGGTGTCGGTGATCCCGGGGATCGACTGGACGGTCAGCCAGACCGCCCGCGGCCCGGTGGAGCGCTTCGTCGAGGAGACCCCGTGA
- a CDS encoding LysM peptidoglycan-binding domain-containing protein has product MRIRQVVKGLGALVILIGLLVGAPVALAVFAGNPLPDHVPALSEIGDALTTRDDGQLFLRALAVVGWLGWATFALSVLVEIPARALRIPVPRLPGMRRQQRMAAALIGGVALIIGASPAMASAAAATAPPTSYAAAPYTPAAVSAPAAAAWERTAAAAADEDPVPVYRVERGDYLGHIADRYLGEFDRYPELAKLNKIGDPDLIRPGQMLHLPDGAADGGVRRHATGLVSVPPPASEKPAPPPTTAGGTDKPGGAEQPGTGGSETRKPSPTPSRAAPATEEPAVPYVPPPPTVQEGDDREPVGAAAGRPGEKQGLNLPLAVTAVLTAASLVGAQIGVLLGLRDKRREARQRTRRP; this is encoded by the coding sequence ATGCGTATACGACAGGTCGTCAAGGGCTTGGGTGCGCTCGTCATCCTCATTGGACTGTTGGTGGGCGCGCCGGTCGCGCTGGCCGTGTTCGCCGGCAACCCGCTGCCCGACCACGTGCCCGCGCTCTCCGAGATCGGTGACGCGCTCACCACCCGTGACGACGGGCAGCTCTTCCTCCGCGCGCTCGCCGTGGTGGGGTGGCTGGGCTGGGCGACGTTCGCGCTGTCGGTGCTGGTGGAGATCCCGGCACGGGCGTTGCGCATCCCCGTGCCCCGGCTGCCCGGCATGCGGCGCCAGCAGCGCATGGCGGCGGCCCTGATCGGCGGCGTCGCCCTGATCATCGGCGCCAGCCCAGCGATGGCGTCCGCCGCAGCAGCGACCGCGCCTCCCACGTCGTACGCCGCCGCGCCCTACACACCGGCCGCCGTCTCGGCTCCTGCCGCCGCGGCCTGGGAGCGCACCGCCGCTGCCGCCGCGGACGAGGATCCTGTGCCGGTCTACCGCGTCGAGCGCGGCGACTACCTGGGCCACATCGCCGACCGTTACCTCGGGGAGTTCGACCGCTACCCGGAGCTGGCCAAGCTCAACAAGATCGGCGACCCCGACCTGATCCGCCCGGGGCAGATGCTGCACCTGCCGGACGGCGCGGCCGACGGTGGCGTACGCCGGCACGCGACCGGCCTCGTCTCCGTCCCGCCCCCGGCCTCGGAAAAGCCCGCCCCGCCACCGACCACTGCCGGCGGGACGGACAAGCCGGGCGGTGCCGAGCAGCCGGGCACGGGCGGCTCGGAGACCCGCAAGCCCTCGCCCACGCCGTCGAGGGCGGCGCCTGCGACCGAGGAGCCGGCCGTCCCATACGTCCCGCCGCCGCCGACCGTGCAGGAGGGCGACGACCGGGAGCCGGTGGGCGCCGCCGCTGGCCGGCCGGGCGAGAAGCAGGGACTCAACCTGCCGCTAGCGGTAACCGCCGTGCTGACGGCCGCCAGCCTGGTGGGTGCGCAGATCGGGGTGCTGCTCGGCCTGCGCGACAAGCGAAGGGAAGCCCGCCAGCGCACCCGCCGCCCCTGA
- a CDS encoding type II secretion system F family protein, with protein MSNPYLIIAILGGGALGLGIFLVVREALPATPALGPALHRLHPPAALRTTRPSRRLEWLTGLSRWTRPPIKELALLGKTPEQYTLSLILSALIGLAIPAFLSLAARTAGLSLPFVFPTAAGLGLAALFAMVAHADVLSKAKAARREFTQAVCTYLDLVALQLSAAHGPVQSLERAAEVCDGWVFERLRESLRMAQMQMQSPWDELRTLAEKIGVPELGDVGAIVQASGTEGAQVHETLRVRADSLRDQIRTDNLARAEAITSRLDVPGALLVFVLVGFVMYPFLARI; from the coding sequence ATGAGCAACCCGTACCTGATCATCGCGATCCTCGGCGGCGGCGCACTCGGCCTCGGCATCTTCCTTGTCGTGCGCGAGGCGCTGCCGGCCACGCCGGCCCTCGGCCCGGCACTGCACCGCCTGCACCCGCCGGCCGCGCTCCGCACCACCCGGCCCAGTCGCCGCCTCGAGTGGCTCACCGGGCTGTCACGGTGGACCCGCCCGCCGATCAAGGAGCTGGCGCTGCTCGGCAAGACCCCGGAGCAGTACACCCTCTCGCTCATCCTGTCGGCGCTGATCGGCCTGGCCATCCCGGCGTTCCTGTCGCTCGCCGCCCGGACCGCCGGTCTCTCGCTCCCCTTTGTGTTTCCGACCGCGGCCGGGCTCGGCCTGGCCGCGCTCTTCGCGATGGTCGCCCACGCCGACGTGCTGTCGAAGGCGAAGGCGGCGCGGCGGGAGTTCACCCAGGCGGTCTGCACCTACCTCGACCTTGTCGCACTCCAGCTCTCCGCCGCGCACGGACCGGTGCAGTCGCTCGAACGCGCGGCCGAGGTCTGCGACGGCTGGGTCTTCGAGCGGCTGCGCGAGTCGCTGCGGATGGCGCAGATGCAGATGCAGTCGCCGTGGGACGAGCTGCGCACGCTGGCCGAAAAGATCGGCGTGCCGGAGCTGGGCGACGTGGGCGCGATCGTGCAGGCGTCCGGCACCGAGGGCGCGCAGGTGCACGAGACGCTGCGGGTGCGCGCCGACTCGCTGCGTGACCAGATCCGCACCGACAACCTGGCGCGTGCCGAGGCGATCACCAGCCGGCTCGACGTGCCCGGCGCGCTGCTCGTCTTCGTGCTGGTCGGCTTCGTCATGTACCCGTTCCTGGCCCGAATCTGA
- a CDS encoding DUF1707 domain-containing protein: MASELERVGTAERESVAALLSDALAAGYLETEEFGERSTAAYSARTRGELEALVADLPATWVRGRARDRRRERHAAGARLGMRAHVAAYVAGSLLMLGIWAVVGMSSGSWYFWPVWPILGWGVGLLGHVIPVRAVLEAQSRRPIRR, translated from the coding sequence CTAGCGAACTGGAACGTGTGGGCACGGCCGAGCGTGAGTCGGTGGCGGCGCTGCTGAGCGACGCCCTCGCGGCGGGCTATCTGGAGACCGAGGAGTTCGGCGAGCGGTCGACGGCCGCCTACTCGGCGCGCACCCGGGGTGAGCTCGAGGCCCTGGTCGCCGACCTGCCCGCGACCTGGGTGCGCGGCCGCGCCCGTGATCGCCGCCGCGAGCGGCACGCCGCCGGCGCGCGGCTCGGCATGCGGGCACACGTGGCGGCATATGTGGCCGGCTCGCTCCTGATGCTCGGCATCTGGGCGGTCGTGGGCATGAGCAGCGGCTCGTGGTACTTCTGGCCCGTCTGGCCGATCCTCGGCTGGGGCGTGGGCCTGCTGGGACACGTGATCCCGGTACGCGCGGTGCTGGAGGCGCAGTCTCGCCGCCCGATCCGCCGCTGA
- a CDS encoding pilus assembly protein TadG-related protein: MNARLRDDGRVSIFLAIALAGMLMVIGLAYDGAGQLGALQRAHNLAAEAARAGGQSIDRAQAIEGGPAQINEAEAIAAVDAYRAAAGVGGPPPTFSIGPDGEPLIQVEVSVTYDNKFLDVFGFSDTSTVTGTATAVLLTTPDE, from the coding sequence ATGAACGCGCGGCTGCGGGACGACGGTCGGGTCAGCATCTTCCTGGCGATCGCGCTCGCCGGCATGCTCATGGTCATCGGCTTGGCGTATGACGGCGCCGGCCAGCTCGGCGCCCTCCAGCGCGCACACAACCTCGCCGCCGAAGCGGCCCGCGCCGGGGGGCAGTCGATCGACCGCGCGCAGGCGATCGAGGGTGGACCGGCGCAGATCAACGAGGCCGAGGCGATAGCGGCGGTCGACGCGTACCGGGCGGCCGCCGGCGTCGGTGGACCGCCACCCACGTTCTCCATCGGCCCGGACGGCGAGCCGCTGATCCAGGTCGAGGTCTCCGTCACCTACGACAACAAGTTTCTCGATGTCTTCGGTTTTTCCGACACCAGCACGGTGACCGGCACGGCCACGGCGGTGCTGCTCACCACGCCCGACGAGTAG
- a CDS encoding TadE family protein, giving the protein MTPQCGSRRDRDRDRGSVSVEIAILAPAFLMLIVLAAVAGRTAIAQNAVDLAAHEAARTASLARTAAAAETDGEAAANATLDAQGLDCGDSLQVAVDTSGFGAELGEPATVTATVSCTVSFADLVMPGIPGAKTVVATYVSPLDRYRSRG; this is encoded by the coding sequence GTGACGCCGCAGTGCGGATCCCGCCGGGACCGGGACCGGGACCGGGGATCGGTCTCGGTGGAGATCGCCATCCTCGCGCCGGCGTTCCTCATGCTGATCGTGCTCGCCGCGGTGGCCGGCCGCACCGCTATCGCGCAGAACGCCGTCGACCTCGCCGCGCACGAGGCGGCCCGCACCGCCTCGCTGGCCCGCACCGCCGCGGCCGCCGAGACCGACGGGGAGGCGGCGGCCAACGCCACCCTCGACGCGCAGGGCCTTGACTGCGGCGACAGCCTGCAGGTGGCGGTCGACACCAGCGGGTTCGGTGCCGAGCTTGGCGAGCCGGCGACCGTTACCGCGACCGTCAGTTGCACAGTCTCGTTCGCCGACCTGGTCATGCCGGGCATACCAGGCGCCAAGACGGTGGTCGCGACGTACGTGTCCCCACTCGACCGCTACCGGAGCCGCGGATGA